The Lactobacillus sp. CBA3605 genome contains a region encoding:
- the yaaA gene encoding S4 domain-containing protein YaaA: MKKPVQIDTPFITLGQLLKEEAIISSGGQAKWFLQEVDVLVNDEPDDRRGRKLYPGDTIDIADNGSFFIRSNQTETTD, from the coding sequence ATGAAAAAGCCAGTACAAATTGATACGCCTTTTATTACTTTAGGCCAATTATTAAAAGAAGAGGCCATCATCAGTTCCGGTGGTCAAGCCAAGTGGTTCTTACAAGAAGTAGATGTTTTGGTTAATGATGAACCCGATGATCGGCGTGGCCGAAAGTTGTATCCCGGTGACACGATTGACATTGCCGACAATGGGTCATTTTTTATACGCTCAAATCAGACAGAAACGACTGATTAG
- the recF gene encoding DNA replication/repair protein RecF: MYLENLELHDFRNYPDLAVSFSPSTNVLLGKNAQGKTNLLEAIYVLALTRSHRTANDKELIRWETTTATLKGRLHKTTGSLPLELELGRRGKRAKVNHLEQAKLSQYIGNLNVIVFAPEDLSIVKGAPAIRRRFMDMEFGQMSPKYLYNLSQYRAILKQRNQYLRQLHHHQAKDKVYLEVLSDQLAAFGAEIIAKRLELLKQLERWAQVVHAEITQNQEQLSFHYKTQLEATLTTVEQLYPALQQLYAQQQAKEIFQGTTLLGPHRDDLQFSVNGKNVQTFGSQGQQRTTALSVKLAEIDLMKAETGEYPVLLLDDVLSELDAARQTHLLTAIQDKVQTFLTTPSLDGVARKLIKQPKVFEVSHGILHEEEPH, encoded by the coding sequence ATGTACTTAGAGAATTTAGAATTACATGATTTTCGCAACTATCCGGATTTGGCAGTGAGCTTTAGTCCGAGTACGAACGTCTTATTAGGTAAAAATGCGCAAGGCAAGACAAACCTGTTAGAAGCGATTTATGTGTTGGCCTTAACACGCAGTCATCGAACCGCTAATGACAAAGAGCTCATTCGCTGGGAAACCACGACCGCCACTTTAAAGGGTCGGTTACATAAGACGACCGGTAGCTTACCACTAGAATTAGAATTGGGTCGGCGCGGCAAACGGGCCAAAGTTAATCATTTAGAACAAGCAAAGTTATCGCAATATATTGGCAACTTGAATGTGATTGTCTTCGCGCCGGAGGATTTATCGATTGTGAAAGGAGCGCCGGCCATACGCCGCCGATTTATGGATATGGAATTTGGACAGATGAGTCCGAAGTATCTTTATAATCTCAGCCAGTACCGCGCTATCTTGAAGCAACGTAATCAGTATTTACGGCAGTTACATCATCATCAAGCGAAAGATAAAGTTTATTTAGAAGTATTATCCGATCAGCTGGCTGCATTTGGGGCAGAAATTATTGCCAAGCGGCTAGAATTGTTAAAACAGCTGGAGCGCTGGGCCCAGGTAGTTCATGCCGAAATTACGCAAAATCAAGAGCAGCTGAGCTTTCATTACAAAACGCAACTTGAGGCAACGCTGACGACGGTTGAACAGCTCTATCCGGCGTTACAGCAATTGTATGCACAACAACAAGCTAAAGAGATCTTTCAAGGGACGACGTTACTAGGGCCGCATCGAGACGATCTGCAGTTTAGTGTGAACGGCAAAAACGTGCAGACTTTTGGGTCACAAGGCCAACAACGGACGACGGCATTATCAGTTAAGCTAGCTGAGATTGATCTGATGAAAGCTGAGACTGGTGAGTATCCAGTTTTATTATTGGATGATGTTTTATCAGAATTAGATGCGGCACGGCAGACCCATTTGTTGACCGCTATCCAAGATAAGGTACAAACCTTTTTGACTACCCCGAGTTTGGATGGGGTGGCCCGTAAATTAATTAAGCAACCCAAAGTATTTGAAGTTAGCCATGGCATTTTACATGAGGAGGAACCGCATTGA
- the gyrB gene encoding DNA topoisomerase (ATP-hydrolyzing) subunit B — protein MTENEKETKLERAREYDASQIQVLEGLEAVRKRPGMYIGTTSSQGLHHLVWEIVDNGIDEALAGFANEIHVTVEKDNSVTVTDNGRGIPVDIQKKTGKPALETVFTILHAGGKFGGGGYKVSGGLHGVGASVVNALSSELDVKVIRNGKVYGMDFARGKVQTAMRVVDTAPADAHGTIVHFLPDADIFRETTEYDISILTTRIRELAFLNKGLQITIRDERPEKPTEQDFLYEGGIRHYVEYLDKNKTVLFPEPIYVEGAQNGITVEVALQYTDDYHSNLMTFTNNIHTYEGGTHEEGFKRALTRVINDYARKNNLLKDNEANLSGEDVREGMTAVVSVKHPDPQFEGQTKTKLGNSDARAAVDRLFSEHFNKYLMENPSIGRKVVDKGLLASKARVAAKRAREVTRKKSGLEISNLPGKLADNSSKDPKISELFIVEGDSAGGSAKQGRSRLTQAILPIRGKILNVEKASIDKILANEEIRSLFTAMGTGFGGDFDLSKANYHKLIIMTDADVDGAHIRTLLLTLFYRYMRPLVDAGFVYIAQPPLYQVRQGKFVRYIDSDEELSEVMGQLAPSPKPVVQRYKGLGEMDAEQLWETTMDPEKRRLLRVRDEDAADADGVFSMLMGDHVQPRREFIEDNAKFVQDLDV, from the coding sequence TTGACCGAAAATGAAAAAGAAACCAAACTTGAACGTGCTCGTGAATATGATGCGAGCCAGATTCAGGTCTTGGAAGGTCTTGAAGCTGTCCGGAAACGGCCAGGAATGTATATCGGGACGACAAGTAGTCAGGGTCTCCATCATCTTGTTTGGGAAATTGTGGATAATGGGATTGATGAAGCCTTAGCAGGTTTTGCCAACGAAATCCATGTGACCGTTGAAAAGGATAATAGTGTCACGGTGACCGATAATGGTCGGGGAATTCCAGTTGATATCCAAAAGAAAACAGGGAAACCGGCTTTGGAAACAGTCTTCACAATTTTACATGCCGGTGGTAAATTCGGCGGTGGCGGATATAAAGTTTCCGGTGGTCTGCATGGGGTTGGGGCTTCCGTTGTGAATGCCTTATCTTCAGAACTCGATGTTAAGGTTATTCGGAATGGGAAAGTCTACGGCATGGATTTTGCGCGTGGTAAGGTTCAAACCGCCATGCGAGTTGTTGATACCGCACCAGCGGATGCTCATGGGACAATCGTGCACTTCTTACCAGATGCTGATATATTCCGTGAAACAACGGAATATGATATTAGTATTTTAACGACGCGGATCCGGGAACTGGCCTTCTTAAACAAGGGCTTACAGATTACGATTCGTGACGAACGCCCGGAAAAACCTACGGAACAAGATTTCTTGTACGAAGGTGGGATTCGGCACTATGTTGAATACTTGGATAAGAATAAAACGGTGTTATTCCCCGAACCGATTTATGTGGAAGGAGCCCAAAATGGGATTACTGTGGAAGTGGCCTTACAGTATACGGATGACTACCACAGTAATTTAATGACCTTTACGAATAATATCCATACCTACGAAGGTGGGACCCATGAAGAAGGCTTTAAGCGGGCTCTAACGCGGGTTATTAATGACTATGCGCGAAAGAACAACTTATTAAAAGATAACGAGGCTAACTTATCAGGGGAAGATGTCCGTGAAGGTATGACCGCCGTTGTTAGTGTGAAGCATCCGGATCCACAATTTGAAGGCCAAACGAAGACCAAATTAGGGAACTCGGATGCGCGAGCTGCCGTTGATCGGTTGTTCTCAGAACATTTCAATAAATATTTGATGGAAAACCCTAGTATCGGGCGCAAAGTCGTGGATAAGGGGTTACTGGCCTCTAAAGCCCGCGTTGCTGCCAAACGAGCGCGGGAAGTTACACGGAAAAAGAGTGGGCTAGAAATCAGCAATTTACCTGGTAAATTAGCTGATAACTCAAGTAAAGATCCTAAAATCAGTGAATTATTCATTGTCGAAGGGGATTCCGCCGGTGGTTCTGCTAAGCAAGGCCGCTCACGGTTGACGCAAGCAATTTTGCCAATTCGGGGTAAAATTTTAAATGTTGAAAAGGCTAGCATTGATAAGATTTTAGCCAATGAAGAAATTCGATCCTTGTTTACCGCGATGGGCACCGGTTTTGGTGGTGACTTTGATTTAAGCAAGGCTAACTACCATAAATTAATTATCATGACCGATGCCGATGTTGATGGTGCCCATATTCGGACGTTATTACTAACGTTGTTCTACCGTTACATGCGGCCATTAGTTGACGCTGGCTTCGTCTACATTGCGCAACCACCGTTGTATCAAGTTCGCCAAGGTAAATTTGTGCGGTATATTGATTCGGACGAAGAGTTGAGTGAAGTCATGGGGCAATTAGCGCCATCACCAAAACCCGTTGTGCAACGGTACAAAGGGTTAGGGGAAATGGATGCTGAACAACTGTGGGAAACGACGATGGACCCTGAAAAGCGTCGCTTACTCCGAGTGCGGGATGAAGATGCCGCCGATGCAGATGGCGTCTTCTCAATGCTGATGGGTGATCATGTCCAACCACGACGTGAATTTATTGAAGATAATGCGAAGTTCGTCCAAGATTTGGACGTCTAA
- the gyrA gene encoding DNA gyrase subunit A: MRTSFLSYAMSVIVARALPDVRDGLKPVHRRILYGMSELGVTPEKPYKKSARIVGDVMGKYHPHGDSAIYESMVRMAQDFSYRYMLVDGHGNFGSVDGDSAAAMRYTEARMSKIAVEMLRDINKDTVRWQPNYDDTEREPEVLPARFPNLLVNGATGIAVGMTTNIPPHNLTEVISAIHMLMDNPDVTTADLMEAVPGPDFPTGGIVMGKSGIRKAYETGRGNIIIRAKVDIQEQKNGKERIIVNELPYMVNKAKLIERIAGLARDKEIEGITDINDESDREGMRMVIDIRRDVSASVVLNNLYKMTLMQTNFGFNMLAIVKGAPKVLSLKQILIYYLEHQEDVIRRRTQFDLKKAQARAHILEGLRIALDHIDEIIAIIRQSQTSEIAKNQLMDNYGLSDKQAQAILDMRLVRLTGLEREKIENEYQDLVKSIADYKAILASKERINQIIYEELLEIQRKFGDDRRTELMIGEVLSLEDEDLIEEEEVAVTLTHNGYVKRLPTTEFKSQHRGGRGIQGMDVHDDDFIEHLLTTSTHDVLLFFTNAGKVYRMKAYEIPEYGRTAKGIPVINLLGVNSGEKIQAVVNVSGDASESEQFLFFTTVKGVVKRTPVQEFANIRSNGLKAITLKDDDELIGVTITDGHQNVIIGTHAGYAVSFDETTVRSMGRTAAGVRGIRLRDDDFVIGFDILKPDSKVFIITEKGYGKQTPALDYPIKGRGGKGIKTANVTEKNGSLAGLTTVEGTEDIMVMTDHGVMIRFNIATVSQTGRATLGVRLIRLDDGGKVATMAKVDPEPDVIDDATADDQPEDAAIDAPASDSVDVTPTETPATEADNPADSE; this comes from the coding sequence ATGCGAACGTCGTTTTTGAGCTATGCCATGAGTGTTATTGTGGCGCGGGCTTTACCTGATGTACGAGACGGTCTAAAACCCGTTCACCGGCGAATCCTTTATGGGATGAGTGAATTAGGTGTTACCCCTGAAAAACCATACAAAAAATCAGCCAGAATTGTCGGCGATGTCATGGGGAAATATCATCCCCATGGGGACTCGGCTATTTATGAATCCATGGTGCGGATGGCCCAAGACTTTAGCTACCGGTACATGCTAGTTGATGGTCATGGGAACTTTGGTTCTGTCGATGGCGATAGCGCCGCAGCCATGCGGTATACCGAAGCCCGGATGAGTAAAATTGCCGTTGAAATGCTCCGGGATATTAATAAAGACACGGTTAGATGGCAACCTAACTATGATGATACCGAACGAGAACCAGAAGTATTGCCGGCTCGTTTTCCAAACCTATTAGTAAACGGGGCAACTGGGATTGCGGTCGGAATGACGACCAATATTCCACCGCATAACTTAACGGAAGTTATCTCTGCCATCCATATGTTGATGGATAATCCGGATGTGACGACAGCTGACTTGATGGAAGCTGTCCCAGGTCCAGATTTCCCAACTGGTGGGATTGTGATGGGGAAATCCGGGATTCGAAAAGCTTATGAAACGGGTCGCGGGAATATTATTATTCGCGCCAAAGTGGATATTCAAGAACAAAAGAACGGTAAGGAACGCATTATTGTTAATGAATTACCTTACATGGTGAACAAAGCCAAGTTAATCGAACGTATTGCCGGTTTAGCACGGGACAAAGAAATCGAAGGTATCACTGATATCAACGATGAAAGTGACCGTGAAGGGATGCGGATGGTGATTGATATTCGGCGGGACGTCAGTGCGTCCGTCGTTTTAAATAACTTGTACAAGATGACGTTGATGCAGACTAACTTTGGCTTTAACATGCTAGCTATCGTTAAAGGGGCACCTAAAGTCTTAAGCTTGAAGCAAATCTTAATCTATTATTTGGAACATCAAGAAGATGTGATTCGGCGTCGGACCCAATTCGATTTAAAGAAGGCCCAAGCTCGGGCTCACATCTTGGAAGGGTTACGAATTGCGTTAGATCATATTGATGAAATTATTGCCATTATTCGACAATCACAAACGAGTGAAATTGCTAAGAACCAGTTGATGGATAACTATGGCTTGTCAGATAAGCAAGCACAAGCCATCCTAGATATGCGGCTGGTAAGGTTAACTGGTTTGGAACGTGAAAAGATTGAGAATGAATATCAAGACTTGGTCAAGTCGATTGCGGACTACAAAGCCATTTTGGCTAGCAAAGAACGCATTAACCAAATTATTTACGAAGAATTACTTGAAATTCAACGTAAATTTGGCGATGACCGGCGGACTGAACTCATGATTGGGGAAGTTTTGAGCCTTGAAGATGAAGACTTGATTGAAGAGGAAGAAGTCGCTGTGACGTTAACGCATAATGGTTACGTTAAACGCCTCCCAACCACCGAATTCAAGTCACAACATCGTGGTGGTCGTGGTATTCAAGGGATGGATGTCCATGATGATGACTTTATTGAGCACCTCTTAACGACTTCTACACATGACGTCTTGTTATTCTTCACGAATGCGGGGAAAGTTTACCGGATGAAGGCTTACGAGATTCCTGAATATGGTCGAACGGCCAAGGGGATTCCGGTGATTAATTTACTGGGGGTTAACTCTGGTGAAAAGATCCAAGCCGTGGTCAACGTTTCCGGCGATGCCAGTGAGAGTGAACAGTTCTTGTTCTTCACGACCGTTAAAGGGGTTGTCAAGCGGACTCCGGTACAAGAATTCGCCAATATTCGGAGTAATGGGCTAAAAGCCATTACATTGAAAGACGACGATGAATTGATTGGGGTTACGATTACTGATGGTCACCAAAACGTGATTATCGGAACCCATGCTGGTTACGCTGTTAGTTTTGATGAAACAACGGTTCGCTCAATGGGCCGGACAGCTGCTGGGGTGCGTGGGATTCGCTTACGTGATGATGATTTTGTCATCGGCTTCGATATTCTTAAACCTGACAGCAAGGTCTTTATCATTACCGAAAAGGGCTATGGTAAGCAGACGCCAGCACTTGATTACCCAATTAAGGGACGTGGTGGTAAAGGGATTAAGACAGCCAACGTGACCGAAAAGAATGGTTCCTTAGCCGGTTTAACGACGGTTGAAGGGACTGAAGATATTATGGTAATGACCGATCATGGGGTCATGATTCGCTTTAATATTGCGACAGTTTCACAGACTGGCCGGGCAACCTTAGGGGTTCGTTTGATTCGCTTAGATGATGGCGGTAAAGTGGCGACAATGGCGAAGGTTGATCCAGAACCAGACGTCATCGATGATGCCACTGCGGATGATCAACCGGAGGATGCGGCGATTGATGCCCCAGCTAGTGATTCAGTTGACGTAACACCAACTGAAACGCCAGCAACTGAGGCTGATAATCCTGCTGATTCAGAATAA
- the rpsF gene encoding 30S ribosomal protein S6, protein MSESKKYEITYIVRPDIDDAAKTALVDRFDKILTDNGAEVIDSKDWSKRRFAYEIGGYNEGTYHIVNVKTTDDAALNEFDRLSKINDDILRHMIVRRED, encoded by the coding sequence ATGAGTGAATCAAAGAAATATGAAATTACTTACATCGTTCGTCCAGACATTGATGATGCTGCTAAGACAGCTTTAGTTGATCGTTTCGACAAAATCTTAACTGATAACGGTGCCGAAGTAATTGATTCAAAAGATTGGTCAAAGCGTCGTTTCGCATACGAAATCGGCGGTTACAATGAAGGTACTTATCATATCGTTAACGTTAAAACGACTGATGATGCCGCATTGAACGAATTTGATCGTCTTTCAAAGATCAATGATGACATTTTACGTCACATGATCGTTCGTCGCGAAGATTAA
- the ssb gene encoding single-stranded DNA-binding protein: MINRTVLVGRLTRDPELRYTSGGAAVATFTLAVNRSFTNQNGEREADFINCVIWRKAAENFANFTHKGSLVGIDGRIQTRNYENQQGQRVYVTEVVVDNFSLLESRAESERHQSANGGSNNSNNASYNNTNNSGYNRQDQNAAPQQSSATNNNPFGNGNPSGASNTNGTAGNNSAPTSGSNENQADPFANNGDQIDISDDDLPF; the protein is encoded by the coding sequence ATGATTAACCGTACAGTTCTTGTTGGCCGACTAACAAGAGATCCCGAATTACGATACACTTCTGGTGGCGCTGCTGTGGCAACGTTCACGCTGGCTGTTAACCGGAGTTTTACTAATCAAAATGGGGAACGTGAAGCTGATTTCATCAATTGCGTCATTTGGCGTAAAGCTGCTGAAAATTTTGCGAACTTTACCCATAAAGGGTCGCTGGTTGGGATTGATGGCCGGATTCAAACCCGGAATTATGAAAACCAACAGGGACAACGCGTTTATGTTACAGAAGTGGTCGTTGACAACTTCTCATTATTAGAATCACGTGCAGAATCTGAACGTCATCAGTCTGCTAATGGTGGTAGTAATAACAGCAATAATGCTAGTTATAACAACACTAATAATAGTGGGTATAATCGTCAAGACCAAAACGCAGCTCCTCAACAATCATCAGCGACTAACAATAATCCTTTTGGTAATGGTAATCCTAGTGGTGCATCTAACACCAATGGGACGGCTGGTAACAATAGTGCCCCAACTAGTGGGTCTAATGAAAACCAAGCTGATCCATTTGCCAATAATGGGGATCAAATTGATATTTCGGATGATGATTTACCATTCTAG
- the rpsR gene encoding 30S ribosomal protein S18, which yields MAQQRRGGRRRRKVDFIAANHIEYIDYKDTDLLRRFVSERGKILPRRVSGTSAKNQRSLTIAIKRARIMGLLPFVSEE from the coding sequence ATGGCACAACAAAGAAGAGGTGGCCGTCGTCGTCGTAAAGTCGACTTCATCGCCGCTAACCACATCGAATACATCGATTATAAAGATACTGACTTATTACGTCGTTTCGTTTCAGAACGAGGCAAGATTTTACCTCGTCGGGTAAGTGGGACTAGTGCAAAGAACCAACGTTCTTTGACTATTGCTATCAAACGGGCTCGGATTATGGGCTTATTACCATTCGTTTCTGAAGAATAA
- a CDS encoding WxL domain-containing protein — MKKIIGSLLLSGALLVSVALPTVAHAAESRDGSTDVTATFTAGNTDVTPVDPTDPDTPSTGGDGNNGGTAGSGLSLIYVTNKLDFGSHAIDVLNSNTYAANYTNAEDATTNANTSALWGNKAVIEVSDTRGTNAGWSLQVSGSALKSESGDTIEGGTLALPVGDVTNSGSNGANGAKSVAVTNALGTATNVLTAANTMGAGVTVDQLDPSDVKLTVPANTAKAEAYSTTVNWSLTDTPAS; from the coding sequence ATGAAAAAAATTATTGGAAGTTTACTATTATCTGGGGCACTTTTAGTATCAGTCGCATTACCAACGGTCGCACACGCCGCTGAAAGCCGCGATGGGAGTACAGACGTTACTGCAACGTTTACGGCTGGGAATACAGACGTAACCCCCGTTGACCCAACTGATCCTGATACACCAAGTACTGGCGGTGATGGTAATAACGGTGGGACTGCTGGTAGTGGCTTATCACTTATCTATGTCACGAATAAATTAGACTTCGGCTCACATGCTATTGATGTTTTGAACTCAAATACTTACGCAGCTAACTACACTAATGCTGAAGATGCAACGACCAATGCCAATACAAGTGCCTTATGGGGCAACAAGGCTGTCATTGAAGTCTCAGATACCCGTGGGACTAATGCCGGCTGGTCTTTACAAGTTTCTGGTTCAGCACTAAAATCAGAAAGTGGTGATACCATTGAGGGCGGCACCTTAGCTTTACCAGTTGGGGATGTTACGAACTCCGGTTCTAATGGCGCTAATGGTGCTAAATCAGTTGCAGTTACGAATGCATTAGGAACCGCTACAAATGTTTTGACTGCTGCTAATACAATGGGTGCTGGGGTTACTGTTGATCAATTAGATCCATCAGATGTTAAATTAACGGTACCAGCTAACACGGCTAAAGCCGAAGCTTATTCAACCACTGTTAACTGGTCATTAACTGACACACCAGCTAGCTAA
- a CDS encoding DUF916 and DUF3324 domain-containing protein, with product MNKFMKRWLLMLVTVGAVWGGGASQSVQAANSSSSSSSASNNIGYSVAAEIPKNQINKKNSFFDLKMTMGQTQTLKAVLYNSSDKELKIATAIHTAYTNSNGLIEYINTTKTYDQSLEYKMSTITKLNTKTVTVPANGSKVVSAQVTMPSGNFNGVILGGWYFKRIDDKVTGSVKGSMNIKNEYSYVIGMKYTVGKTVTPNMKLTKVKAGLENYHKGIFPYLQNPTAVIIPNLTINSTITNTNTGKVVKTAKKTGVQMAPNSTFRYPLLLGKTELQAGKYHIKMVVKNTDHTWTFNKDFTISQNDAKTYNKKAVDNSGINIWWLIGLGALAMLIIIIIIGLIIYFIVKKRRQKKSDD from the coding sequence ATGAATAAATTTATGAAACGTTGGTTATTAATGTTAGTAACGGTGGGGGCCGTTTGGGGTGGGGGCGCTAGTCAAAGTGTGCAAGCCGCTAATAGCAGTAGTAGTAGTTCGTCTGCCAGCAATAACATCGGCTATAGCGTGGCAGCGGAAATCCCTAAAAATCAAATCAATAAGAAGAATTCTTTCTTTGATTTAAAAATGACGATGGGACAGACTCAGACGTTAAAAGCTGTTTTGTACAATTCGTCAGATAAAGAGTTGAAAATTGCAACGGCCATTCACACGGCTTATACCAATAGCAATGGGTTAATCGAATACATCAACACGACTAAGACTTATGACCAGTCGTTAGAATATAAGATGAGTACTATTACAAAACTAAATACCAAAACGGTAACGGTTCCAGCCAATGGTTCAAAAGTTGTGAGTGCCCAAGTTACAATGCCTAGTGGGAACTTTAACGGCGTAATTTTAGGTGGTTGGTATTTCAAACGCATCGACGATAAAGTAACCGGCTCAGTTAAAGGGTCCATGAATATTAAGAACGAATATTCATATGTTATCGGGATGAAGTATACCGTGGGTAAGACGGTGACACCGAACATGAAGTTGACTAAGGTTAAAGCGGGACTAGAAAATTATCATAAAGGGATTTTTCCTTACTTACAAAATCCAACCGCTGTTATTATTCCGAACTTAACGATTAATTCGACGATTACCAACACGAACACTGGAAAAGTTGTTAAGACAGCAAAGAAGACGGGCGTGCAAATGGCGCCAAATTCAACGTTCCGGTATCCCTTACTCTTAGGTAAGACGGAATTACAGGCTGGAAAGTATCACATTAAGATGGTGGTCAAGAATACGGATCACACCTGGACTTTCAATAAAGATTTTACGATTTCTCAAAATGATGCCAAAACATACAATAAAAAAGCGGTGGATAATTCTGGAATTAACATTTGGTGGTTAATCGGGTTAGGCGCGTTAGCAATGTTGATTATTATCATAATTATTGGGTTGATTATTTACTTCATTGTTAAGAAACGACGCCAAAAAAAGTCTGACGACTAG
- a CDS encoding LPXTG cell wall anchor domain-containing protein, producing MKRLILSVLIGLGLGFISVAPVSATTINGGSMAVNIDFYQAKTTARTYADVIDIPDGQTPYLVKTQLIKAQPVTAATLIKQVKQLQLPQTNEVGTILTTIIGVLLLLGLLIYRLKRRGLAGEKYRVNEQ from the coding sequence ATGAAACGTCTCATATTGAGTGTACTAATTGGATTAGGGTTAGGATTTATTAGTGTGGCACCAGTGAGCGCAACAACGATTAATGGTGGTAGTATGGCCGTCAATATTGATTTTTATCAAGCGAAAACGACAGCGAGGACCTATGCTGATGTCATTGATATCCCAGATGGTCAAACACCATACTTGGTTAAGACTCAACTCATTAAAGCACAACCTGTAACGGCAGCGACCTTAATTAAGCAGGTCAAACAGCTACAATTACCACAAACTAACGAAGTTGGCACGATTCTTACAACCATTATCGGTGTATTACTATTATTGGGGTTATTAATATATCGATTAAAACGGCGGGGATTAGCTGGAGAAAAGTATCGGGTGAATGAGCAATGA